In Drosophila teissieri strain GT53w chromosome 2R, Prin_Dtei_1.1, whole genome shotgun sequence, the following proteins share a genomic window:
- the LOC122612600 gene encoding uncharacterized protein LOC122612600 isoform X1, translating to MTLLGPSAPGMAFMMKKKKYKFNVEVQLQDLVEVALVNEVLFAKIRLLDGGSFQEYSSREEVRNHRVEWNRSFEFPCKMSANASTGVLDPCHLRISIRKEMKGGRSYYKLGFIDLNLAEFAGAGLTSRRFLLEGYDSRHRLDNSMLRVSIKMHMLSGDILFKAPTPNLKSKQSKPSMDDFANAATGVGLQAPTATALSNIGSGSSVASVPLGGSGATLGGIPGNQSLPGTRPVSTTKDEVILTDIDSQALIAAIVTDSGLSESSESGVTLTTDNLQQHASVVVANPISPVTQPLPVLGIIGSNNYGTTGGCIGFSGAGNATLIEMGHSRNSSNTSQMSKGSGYSSFSHSQHSRQSSEGDSGHASRFRKSVSLLNRLNQRAINAMKLNIPRSRPHGQKGDEHQPCNSLPVVVAKSHRVHTHLSLSTTVEYTSDEQLYQTPNATMTNSQKLAFEDFRTPMAEHGAPFFEPMGACCSGTPSSTYRSAETPSTATQYYDSGEASDTDECLNDDSGDNDSGLEENFHTPRVAKIKSMENLSILEMEFHKASMELDRNSPRRLKQLAENAQIPKMKSLNNLCFDHYAEQSVREEFQRMHEQSLEERMRFQQHHQLRKNSNTSNGSATKIYVKHLSHQNHHHIKVGNAKFIGQDGNDSPQSMHYPIQKMRSMGTIQDIVSDRIKPDPFLTPTTERKPNFSRLVQSSEKPVLGSSYVNRLLTYDVVDSPSEPFNSSLSFVSRTPFQRVYRRNIQHGTSSTPLATQDSFTVRPHSTNAAYELMRNPSSGSLVISETGSLDRTKSSGEKRKKGALDDGPRVSDRVEETRVNPDSLIDEILKDTKLDQLEESAETSGLQLYIARDGTASLGGHEVKSSVRAGALKQVVMQDRR from the exons ATGACACTTCTTGGGCCTAGCGCCCCTGGCATGGCCTTTATGATGAAAAAGAAGAAGTACAAGTTTAACGTTGAAGTGCAGCTGCAGGATTTGGTAGAGGTGGCCCTTGTCAATGAGGTGCTGTTCGCAAAGATAAGGTTGCTCGATGGAGGTTCTTTTCAGGAGTACAGTAGTCG CGAGGAAGTGCGTAACCATCGAGTAGAGTGGAACCGCAGCTTTGAGTTCCCTTGCAAGATGAGCGCGAATGCCTCAACCGGCGTTTTAGATCCCTGTCACCTGCGTATATCAATACGCAAGGAAATGAAGGGCGGCCGAAGCTACTATAAGCTTGGATTTATCGACCTCAATCTGGCCGAATTCGCCGGTGCCGGCCTCACCTCCCGTCGGTTTCTTTTGGAGGGCTATGACTCAAGACATCGCTTAGACAACTCCATGTTGCGAGTGAGCATTAAGATGCATATGCTTAGCGGTGATATTCTGTTCAAAGC ACCCACGCCAAATCTAAAAAGCAAGCAGAGCAAGCCATCAATGGATGATTTTGCCAATGCAGCCACTGGAGTAGGCCTGCAAGCACCGACAGCTACCGCTCTGTCCAATATAGGTAGTGGAAGCAGTGTGGCATCCGTTCCATTGGGTGGTAGTGGAGCCACTTTGGGCGGCATCCCCGGCAATCAGTCGCTACCCGGAACGCGACCCGTTTCCACCACAAAGGACGAGG TAATACTTACAGATATCGATAGCCAGGCTTTAATAGCAGCTATTGTGACTGACTCCGGCTTATCGGAGTCCTCGGAGTCGGGTGTAACGTTGACCACGGATAATCTCCAGCAGCATGCCTCAGTTGTCGTAGCTAATCCTATTAGTCCTGTTACCCAACCGCTGCCGGTACTGGGAATCATTGGCAGTAACAATTACGGAACAACAGGAGGGTGTATTGGATTTTCCGGCGCCGGCAACGCCACCCTCATAGAAATGGGTCATTCAAGAAATTCCAGTAATACTAGTCAA ATGTCAAAAGGATCGGGTTATAGTAGTTTTTCGCACAGTCAACACTCAAGGCAAAGTTCTGAAGGTGATTCGGGACATGCTAG TCGCTTTAGAAAATCCGTTTCTCTACTTAATAGACTCAATCAGAGAGCAATTAATGCCATGAAATTGAATATACCACGCAGCCGACCGCACGGCCAGAAGGGAGATGAGCATCAGCCATGTAACAGCTTGCCAGTGGTAGTAGCCAAAAGCCATCGTGTTCATACTCATCTCAGTCTCAGCACCACTGTTGAATACACTAGCGATGAACAGCTTTACCAGACTCCAAACGCCACCATGACCAACTCTCAAAAGTTGGCCTTTGAGGACTTCCGCACTCCGATGGCAGAACATGGAGCTCCGTTCTTTGAACCCATGGGAGCTTGCTGTAGTGGTACTCCCAGCTCTACATATCGTAGTGCAGAAACTCCGTCCACCGCTACGCAATATTATGACAGTGGAGAGGCGAGCGACACAGACGAGTGTCTTAACGACGACTCAGGCGACAATGATTCTGGCCTGGAGGAAAATTttcatacgccccgtgtggCCAAGATTAAGTCAATGGAGAATCTCTCCATTCTGGAGATGGAGTTTCACAAGGCTTCTATGGAACTGGACCGCAATTCACCGCGCCGCCTTAAGCAACTGGCTGAAAATGCGCAGATCCCCAAGATGAAGTCGCTAAACAACCTCTGTTTTGACCACTATGCGGAGCAGTCGGTTCGCGAAGAGTTTCAGCGCATGCACGAACAGTCGCTTGAGGAGCGAATGCGCTTCCAACAGCACCATCAATTAAGAAAGAACTCCAACACATCGAACGGGTCAGCGACAAAGATATACGTAAAGCATTTGAGCCACCAGAATCATCATCACATTAAAGTCGGTAACGCCAAGTTCATCGGGCAGGACGGCAACGATAGTCCGCAATCGATGCACTACCCCATTCAGAAGATGCGATCAATGGGTACAATACAGGACATTGTGAGCGACCGCATTAAGCCTGACCCGTTTCTCACTCCAACTACCGAGCGAAAGCCTAATTTCTCACGTCTCGTCCAGTCTTCAGAGAAGCCGGTGCTGGGCAGCAGCTACGTCAATCGTCTACTTACCTACGATGTCGTGGACTCGCCGTCAGAGCCGTTTAACAGCTCACTGTCCTTTGTGTCGCGTACCCCCTTTCAGCGAGTATATCGGCGCAACATACAGCATGGCACCTCTTCGACGCCTCTGGCTACTCAGGATTCGTTCACCGTGCGACCACATTCCACGAATGCTGCCTATGAACTAATGAG GAATCCCAGCTCGGGTTCGTTAGTTATTAGTGAGACGGGATCTCTAGATCGGACGAAAAGCAGCGGTGAGAAGCGCAAAAAAGGTGCGCTCGATGACGGGCCACGTGTTTCCGACCGAGTGGAGGAGACACGGGTCAATCCAGACTCGTTAATTGATGAGATTTTAAAGGACACTAAACTCGATCAGTTGGAGGAGTCAGCAGAAA CCTCAGGCCTTCAACTGTACATCGCTCGCGATGGAACCGCCTCCTTGGGTGGACACGAGGTTAAATCAAGCGTACGAGCTGGCGCCCTTAAGCAGGTGGTCATGCAGGATAGAAGATAG
- the LOC122612600 gene encoding uncharacterized protein LOC122612600 isoform X4, translating to MTLLGPSAPGMAFMMKKKKYKFNVEVQLQDLVEVALVNEVLFAKIRLLDGGSFQEYSSREEVRNHRVEWNRSFEFPCKMSANASTGVLDPCHLRISIRKEMKGGRSYYKLGFIDLNLAEFAGAGLTSRRFLLEGYDSRHRLDNSMLRVSIKMHMLSGDILFKAPTPNLKSKQSKPSMDDFANAATGVGLQAPTATALSNIGSGSSVASVPLGGSGATLGGIPGNQSLPGTRPVSTTKDEVILTDIDSQALIAAIVTDSGLSESSESGVTLTTDNLQQHASVVVANPISPVTQPLPVLGIIGSNNYGTTGGCIGFSGAGNATLIEMGHSRNSSNTSQMSKGSGYSSFSHSQHSRQSSEGDSGHARLNQRAINAMKLNIPRSRPHGQKGDEHQPCNSLPVVVAKSHRVHTHLSLSTTVEYTSDEQLYQTPNATMTNSQKLAFEDFRTPMAEHGAPFFEPMGACCSGTPSSTYRSAETPSTATQYYDSGEASDTDECLNDDSGDNDSGLEENFHTPRVAKIKSMENLSILEMEFHKASMELDRNSPRRLKQLAENAQIPKMKSLNNLCFDHYAEQSVREEFQRMHEQSLEERMRFQQHHQLRKNSNTSNGSATKIYVKHLSHQNHHHIKVGNAKFIGQDGNDSPQSMHYPIQKMRSMGTIQDIVSDRIKPDPFLTPTTERKPNFSRLVQSSEKPVLGSSYVNRLLTYDVVDSPSEPFNSSLSFVSRTPFQRVYRRNIQHGTSSTPLATQDSFTVRPHSTNAAYELMRNPSSGSLVISETGSLDRTKSSGEKRKKGALDDGPRVSDRVEETRVNPDSLIDEILKDTKLDQLEESAETSGLQLYIARDGTASLGGHEVKSSVRAGALKQVVMQDRR from the exons ATGACACTTCTTGGGCCTAGCGCCCCTGGCATGGCCTTTATGATGAAAAAGAAGAAGTACAAGTTTAACGTTGAAGTGCAGCTGCAGGATTTGGTAGAGGTGGCCCTTGTCAATGAGGTGCTGTTCGCAAAGATAAGGTTGCTCGATGGAGGTTCTTTTCAGGAGTACAGTAGTCG CGAGGAAGTGCGTAACCATCGAGTAGAGTGGAACCGCAGCTTTGAGTTCCCTTGCAAGATGAGCGCGAATGCCTCAACCGGCGTTTTAGATCCCTGTCACCTGCGTATATCAATACGCAAGGAAATGAAGGGCGGCCGAAGCTACTATAAGCTTGGATTTATCGACCTCAATCTGGCCGAATTCGCCGGTGCCGGCCTCACCTCCCGTCGGTTTCTTTTGGAGGGCTATGACTCAAGACATCGCTTAGACAACTCCATGTTGCGAGTGAGCATTAAGATGCATATGCTTAGCGGTGATATTCTGTTCAAAGC ACCCACGCCAAATCTAAAAAGCAAGCAGAGCAAGCCATCAATGGATGATTTTGCCAATGCAGCCACTGGAGTAGGCCTGCAAGCACCGACAGCTACCGCTCTGTCCAATATAGGTAGTGGAAGCAGTGTGGCATCCGTTCCATTGGGTGGTAGTGGAGCCACTTTGGGCGGCATCCCCGGCAATCAGTCGCTACCCGGAACGCGACCCGTTTCCACCACAAAGGACGAGG TAATACTTACAGATATCGATAGCCAGGCTTTAATAGCAGCTATTGTGACTGACTCCGGCTTATCGGAGTCCTCGGAGTCGGGTGTAACGTTGACCACGGATAATCTCCAGCAGCATGCCTCAGTTGTCGTAGCTAATCCTATTAGTCCTGTTACCCAACCGCTGCCGGTACTGGGAATCATTGGCAGTAACAATTACGGAACAACAGGAGGGTGTATTGGATTTTCCGGCGCCGGCAACGCCACCCTCATAGAAATGGGTCATTCAAGAAATTCCAGTAATACTAGTCAA ATGTCAAAAGGATCGGGTTATAGTAGTTTTTCGCACAGTCAACACTCAAGGCAAAGTTCTGAAGGTGATTCGGGACATGCTAG ACTCAATCAGAGAGCAATTAATGCCATGAAATTGAATATACCACGCAGCCGACCGCACGGCCAGAAGGGAGATGAGCATCAGCCATGTAACAGCTTGCCAGTGGTAGTAGCCAAAAGCCATCGTGTTCATACTCATCTCAGTCTCAGCACCACTGTTGAATACACTAGCGATGAACAGCTTTACCAGACTCCAAACGCCACCATGACCAACTCTCAAAAGTTGGCCTTTGAGGACTTCCGCACTCCGATGGCAGAACATGGAGCTCCGTTCTTTGAACCCATGGGAGCTTGCTGTAGTGGTACTCCCAGCTCTACATATCGTAGTGCAGAAACTCCGTCCACCGCTACGCAATATTATGACAGTGGAGAGGCGAGCGACACAGACGAGTGTCTTAACGACGACTCAGGCGACAATGATTCTGGCCTGGAGGAAAATTttcatacgccccgtgtggCCAAGATTAAGTCAATGGAGAATCTCTCCATTCTGGAGATGGAGTTTCACAAGGCTTCTATGGAACTGGACCGCAATTCACCGCGCCGCCTTAAGCAACTGGCTGAAAATGCGCAGATCCCCAAGATGAAGTCGCTAAACAACCTCTGTTTTGACCACTATGCGGAGCAGTCGGTTCGCGAAGAGTTTCAGCGCATGCACGAACAGTCGCTTGAGGAGCGAATGCGCTTCCAACAGCACCATCAATTAAGAAAGAACTCCAACACATCGAACGGGTCAGCGACAAAGATATACGTAAAGCATTTGAGCCACCAGAATCATCATCACATTAAAGTCGGTAACGCCAAGTTCATCGGGCAGGACGGCAACGATAGTCCGCAATCGATGCACTACCCCATTCAGAAGATGCGATCAATGGGTACAATACAGGACATTGTGAGCGACCGCATTAAGCCTGACCCGTTTCTCACTCCAACTACCGAGCGAAAGCCTAATTTCTCACGTCTCGTCCAGTCTTCAGAGAAGCCGGTGCTGGGCAGCAGCTACGTCAATCGTCTACTTACCTACGATGTCGTGGACTCGCCGTCAGAGCCGTTTAACAGCTCACTGTCCTTTGTGTCGCGTACCCCCTTTCAGCGAGTATATCGGCGCAACATACAGCATGGCACCTCTTCGACGCCTCTGGCTACTCAGGATTCGTTCACCGTGCGACCACATTCCACGAATGCTGCCTATGAACTAATGAG GAATCCCAGCTCGGGTTCGTTAGTTATTAGTGAGACGGGATCTCTAGATCGGACGAAAAGCAGCGGTGAGAAGCGCAAAAAAGGTGCGCTCGATGACGGGCCACGTGTTTCCGACCGAGTGGAGGAGACACGGGTCAATCCAGACTCGTTAATTGATGAGATTTTAAAGGACACTAAACTCGATCAGTTGGAGGAGTCAGCAGAAA CCTCAGGCCTTCAACTGTACATCGCTCGCGATGGAACCGCCTCCTTGGGTGGACACGAGGTTAAATCAAGCGTACGAGCTGGCGCCCTTAAGCAGGTGGTCATGCAGGATAGAAGATAG
- the LOC122612600 gene encoding protein FAM102A isoform X6 has protein sequence MTLLGPSAPGMAFMMKKKKYKFNVEVQLQDLVEVALVNEVLFAKIRLLDGGSFQEYSSREEVRNHRVEWNRSFEFPCKMSANASTGVLDPCHLRISIRKEMKGGRSYYKLGFIDLNLAEFAGAGLTSRRFLLEGYDSRHRLDNSMLRVSIKMHMLSGDILFKAPTPNLKSKQSKPSMDDFANAATGVGLQAPTATALSNIGSGSSVASVPLGGSGATLGGIPGNQSLPGTRPVSTTKDEVILTDIDSQALIAAIVTDSGLSESSESGVTLTTDNLQQHASVVVANPISPVTQPLPVLGIIGSNNYGTTGGCIGFSGAGNATLIEMGHSRNSSNTSQMSKGSGYSSFSHSQHSRQSSEGDSGHARNPSSGSLVISETGSLDRTKSSGEKRKKGALDDGPRVSDRVEETRVNPDSLIDEILKDTKLDQLEESAETSGLQLYIARDGTASLGGHEVKSSVRAGALKQVVMQDRR, from the exons ATGACACTTCTTGGGCCTAGCGCCCCTGGCATGGCCTTTATGATGAAAAAGAAGAAGTACAAGTTTAACGTTGAAGTGCAGCTGCAGGATTTGGTAGAGGTGGCCCTTGTCAATGAGGTGCTGTTCGCAAAGATAAGGTTGCTCGATGGAGGTTCTTTTCAGGAGTACAGTAGTCG CGAGGAAGTGCGTAACCATCGAGTAGAGTGGAACCGCAGCTTTGAGTTCCCTTGCAAGATGAGCGCGAATGCCTCAACCGGCGTTTTAGATCCCTGTCACCTGCGTATATCAATACGCAAGGAAATGAAGGGCGGCCGAAGCTACTATAAGCTTGGATTTATCGACCTCAATCTGGCCGAATTCGCCGGTGCCGGCCTCACCTCCCGTCGGTTTCTTTTGGAGGGCTATGACTCAAGACATCGCTTAGACAACTCCATGTTGCGAGTGAGCATTAAGATGCATATGCTTAGCGGTGATATTCTGTTCAAAGC ACCCACGCCAAATCTAAAAAGCAAGCAGAGCAAGCCATCAATGGATGATTTTGCCAATGCAGCCACTGGAGTAGGCCTGCAAGCACCGACAGCTACCGCTCTGTCCAATATAGGTAGTGGAAGCAGTGTGGCATCCGTTCCATTGGGTGGTAGTGGAGCCACTTTGGGCGGCATCCCCGGCAATCAGTCGCTACCCGGAACGCGACCCGTTTCCACCACAAAGGACGAGG TAATACTTACAGATATCGATAGCCAGGCTTTAATAGCAGCTATTGTGACTGACTCCGGCTTATCGGAGTCCTCGGAGTCGGGTGTAACGTTGACCACGGATAATCTCCAGCAGCATGCCTCAGTTGTCGTAGCTAATCCTATTAGTCCTGTTACCCAACCGCTGCCGGTACTGGGAATCATTGGCAGTAACAATTACGGAACAACAGGAGGGTGTATTGGATTTTCCGGCGCCGGCAACGCCACCCTCATAGAAATGGGTCATTCAAGAAATTCCAGTAATACTAGTCAA ATGTCAAAAGGATCGGGTTATAGTAGTTTTTCGCACAGTCAACACTCAAGGCAAAGTTCTGAAGGTGATTCGGGACATGCTAG GAATCCCAGCTCGGGTTCGTTAGTTATTAGTGAGACGGGATCTCTAGATCGGACGAAAAGCAGCGGTGAGAAGCGCAAAAAAGGTGCGCTCGATGACGGGCCACGTGTTTCCGACCGAGTGGAGGAGACACGGGTCAATCCAGACTCGTTAATTGATGAGATTTTAAAGGACACTAAACTCGATCAGTTGGAGGAGTCAGCAGAAA CCTCAGGCCTTCAACTGTACATCGCTCGCGATGGAACCGCCTCCTTGGGTGGACACGAGGTTAAATCAAGCGTACGAGCTGGCGCCCTTAAGCAGGTGGTCATGCAGGATAGAAGATAG
- the LOC122612600 gene encoding protein FAM102A isoform X7 gives MTLLGPSAPGMAFMMKKKKYKFNVEVQLQDLVEVALVNEVLFAKIRLLDGGSFQEYSSREEVRNHRVEWNRSFEFPCKMSANASTGVLDPCHLRISIRKEMKGGRSYYKLGFIDLNLAEFAGAGLTSRRFLLEGYDSRHRLDNSMLRVSIKMHMLSGDILFKAPTPNLKSKQSKPSMDDFANAATGVGLQAPTATALSNIGSGSSVASVPLGGSGATLGGIPGNQSLPGTRPVSTTKDEDIDSQALIAAIVTDSGLSESSESGVTLTTDNLQQHASVVVANPISPVTQPLPVLGIIGSNNYGTTGGCIGFSGAGNATLIEMGHSRNSSNTSQMSKGSGYSSFSHSQHSRQSSEGDSGHARNPSSGSLVISETGSLDRTKSSGEKRKKGALDDGPRVSDRVEETRVNPDSLIDEILKDTKLDQLEESAETSGLQLYIARDGTASLGGHEVKSSVRAGALKQVVMQDRR, from the exons ATGACACTTCTTGGGCCTAGCGCCCCTGGCATGGCCTTTATGATGAAAAAGAAGAAGTACAAGTTTAACGTTGAAGTGCAGCTGCAGGATTTGGTAGAGGTGGCCCTTGTCAATGAGGTGCTGTTCGCAAAGATAAGGTTGCTCGATGGAGGTTCTTTTCAGGAGTACAGTAGTCG CGAGGAAGTGCGTAACCATCGAGTAGAGTGGAACCGCAGCTTTGAGTTCCCTTGCAAGATGAGCGCGAATGCCTCAACCGGCGTTTTAGATCCCTGTCACCTGCGTATATCAATACGCAAGGAAATGAAGGGCGGCCGAAGCTACTATAAGCTTGGATTTATCGACCTCAATCTGGCCGAATTCGCCGGTGCCGGCCTCACCTCCCGTCGGTTTCTTTTGGAGGGCTATGACTCAAGACATCGCTTAGACAACTCCATGTTGCGAGTGAGCATTAAGATGCATATGCTTAGCGGTGATATTCTGTTCAAAGC ACCCACGCCAAATCTAAAAAGCAAGCAGAGCAAGCCATCAATGGATGATTTTGCCAATGCAGCCACTGGAGTAGGCCTGCAAGCACCGACAGCTACCGCTCTGTCCAATATAGGTAGTGGAAGCAGTGTGGCATCCGTTCCATTGGGTGGTAGTGGAGCCACTTTGGGCGGCATCCCCGGCAATCAGTCGCTACCCGGAACGCGACCCGTTTCCACCACAAAGGACGAGG ATATCGATAGCCAGGCTTTAATAGCAGCTATTGTGACTGACTCCGGCTTATCGGAGTCCTCGGAGTCGGGTGTAACGTTGACCACGGATAATCTCCAGCAGCATGCCTCAGTTGTCGTAGCTAATCCTATTAGTCCTGTTACCCAACCGCTGCCGGTACTGGGAATCATTGGCAGTAACAATTACGGAACAACAGGAGGGTGTATTGGATTTTCCGGCGCCGGCAACGCCACCCTCATAGAAATGGGTCATTCAAGAAATTCCAGTAATACTAGTCAA ATGTCAAAAGGATCGGGTTATAGTAGTTTTTCGCACAGTCAACACTCAAGGCAAAGTTCTGAAGGTGATTCGGGACATGCTAG GAATCCCAGCTCGGGTTCGTTAGTTATTAGTGAGACGGGATCTCTAGATCGGACGAAAAGCAGCGGTGAGAAGCGCAAAAAAGGTGCGCTCGATGACGGGCCACGTGTTTCCGACCGAGTGGAGGAGACACGGGTCAATCCAGACTCGTTAATTGATGAGATTTTAAAGGACACTAAACTCGATCAGTTGGAGGAGTCAGCAGAAA CCTCAGGCCTTCAACTGTACATCGCTCGCGATGGAACCGCCTCCTTGGGTGGACACGAGGTTAAATCAAGCGTACGAGCTGGCGCCCTTAAGCAGGTGGTCATGCAGGATAGAAGATAG